From a single Fusobacterium ulcerans ATCC 49185 genomic region:
- a CDS encoding murein L,D-transpeptidase catalytic domain family protein, translating into MDLGKKLSAVFIGLFLSVVVYANGTAFQAKELYNEMKLNGLIKYDVFVQGVEGFNKIDKKEKNILTIVDFSLPSTEERMYVLDLEKKELLFKSYVSHGKNTGDLYAENFSNVAESNKSSLGFFMTEAPYKGSNGYSLRLAGLEKGINDNAMKRNIVVHGADYANPEMIKTSGRLGRSFGCFAVPEDINHEIIDTIKGRSIIYVYADKLKLTEERYVSLSL; encoded by the coding sequence ATGGATTTAGGAAAAAAGCTATCAGCAGTATTTATAGGATTATTTTTATCAGTCGTAGTTTATGCTAATGGAACTGCTTTTCAAGCAAAAGAGCTGTATAATGAAATGAAATTAAATGGGCTCATTAAATATGATGTTTTTGTACAAGGAGTAGAAGGATTTAATAAAATTGATAAGAAAGAAAAAAATATTCTTACAATAGTTGATTTTTCATTGCCTTCAACAGAAGAAAGAATGTATGTTTTAGATTTAGAAAAGAAGGAACTTCTTTTTAAATCTTATGTATCTCATGGAAAAAACACAGGTGACTTATATGCAGAAAATTTTTCTAATGTAGCTGAGTCTAATAAGAGTTCTTTAGGATTTTTTATGACAGAAGCACCATATAAAGGAAGTAATGGATATTCATTGAGGCTTGCTGGATTGGAAAAAGGAATAAATGATAATGCTATGAAGAGGAATATAGTAGTACATGGAGCTGACTATGCTAATCCTGAAATGATAAAAACATCTGGAAGATTGGGAAGAAGTTTTGGATGTTTTGCAGTCCCAGAAGATATCAATCATGAAATAATTGATACCATAAAAGGCAGAAGTATTATATATGTCTATGCAGACAAATTAAAATTAACAGAAGAAAGATATGTAAGTTTAAGCCTTTAA
- a CDS encoding class I SAM-dependent methyltransferase, which translates to MKTNHYLIDFYNNYDEDKRLTLKHGSVEFLTTMHYIEKYIRPGDCVLEIGAGTGRYSHTLARLGYSVDAVELVGHNIEIFRQNTHPEENITIRQGNAMDLSGFSDNQYDITLLLGPLYHLYTIEDKHQALKEAIRVTKPGGVIFAAYVISDMCILDEGFNRNNVNIEKYIEEGLIDAQTFATKSQPKDLFELVRKENIDDLMSKFSVSRLHYVASNGCTLFMREKIDAMDDKTFELYLKYHIATCEREDLIGFTNNSLDIFRK; encoded by the coding sequence ATGAAAACAAATCACTACTTAATTGATTTTTATAATAACTATGATGAAGATAAGAGATTAACATTAAAACATGGATCAGTTGAGTTTCTCACAACTATGCATTATATTGAAAAATATATAAGACCTGGTGATTGTGTACTTGAAATTGGTGCAGGAACTGGCAGATATTCTCATACATTAGCACGTCTGGGATATAGTGTGGATGCAGTGGAGTTAGTAGGACATAACATAGAGATTTTTCGTCAGAATACTCATCCTGAGGAAAATATAACAATTAGACAGGGAAATGCCATGGATTTATCTGGATTTTCAGACAATCAATATGATATTACCTTATTGTTAGGTCCCTTGTATCATCTTTATACTATAGAAGATAAACATCAAGCTTTAAAAGAAGCAATTCGTGTAACAAAGCCAGGAGGAGTTATTTTTGCTGCATATGTTATATCTGATATGTGTATTCTTGATGAAGGATTCAATCGTAATAATGTTAATATTGAAAAATATATAGAAGAAGGTTTGATTGATGCTCAAACATTTGCAACTAAATCACAGCCAAAAGATTTATTTGAACTTGTTCGTAAAGAAAATATTGATGATTTGATGTCAAAATTTTCTGTGTCACGGTTACACTATGTTGCATCAAATGGTTGTACTTTATTTATGCGTGAAAAGATAGATGCTATGGATGATAAAACATTTGAATTATATTTAAAATATCATATTGCTACTTGTGAACGTGAAGATTTGATAGGATTTACTAATAATTCGCTTGATATATTCAGAAAATAA
- a CDS encoding TetR/AcrR family transcriptional regulator: MPPKAKITKRMILDTVLDITRETGFETVNARSVANKLQCSTRPIFTCYENMDALKNEFLIFAYEYYNQYVINYQNSVDISPYLIHPLSYIEFAQEETYLFKLLFISDMDLQMTDIKDFYKEVDNEKRAEAFSKAIGIRLECAKVIFLDLFLYTHGIAVLTVMKKLTLDRNNAEKMLMNILSAFIKQEKPDWNSAI, from the coding sequence ATGCCACCTAAAGCAAAAATAACCAAAAGAATGATTTTAGATACAGTTTTGGATATTACAAGAGAAACAGGATTTGAAACTGTAAATGCAAGAAGTGTTGCAAATAAACTACAATGTTCTACCAGACCAATTTTTACCTGTTATGAGAATATGGATGCATTAAAAAATGAGTTTCTTATTTTTGCTTATGAATATTACAATCAATATGTAATTAATTATCAAAATTCTGTAGATATCAGTCCTTATTTAATCCATCCTCTGTCATATATTGAATTTGCTCAAGAAGAAACATATTTATTTAAGCTGCTGTTTATAAGTGATATGGATTTGCAAATGACAGATATAAAAGATTTTTACAAAGAAGTGGACAATGAAAAAAGAGCAGAAGCTTTTTCAAAAGCTATAGGAATAAGGCTGGAATGCGCAAAAGTAATATTTTTGGATTTGTTTCTTTATACTCATGGAATAGCAGTATTAACAGTTATGAAAAAATTAACTTTAGATAGGAATAATGCTGAAAAAATGTTAATGAATATATTATCAGCTTTTATTAAACAAGAAAAACCAGATTGGAATTCAGCCATTTGA
- a CDS encoding ankyrin repeat domain-containing protein produces the protein MKKLLILFIISITFISCSSFGNKDTYLVTPEEVLNAVETDNVMLLNNFFASDFPVDFVNKEGKSLLVVALENDSQKVLDMLLARGVYLERTFEEGKTPIFYVRSLNALEQIVKAGADINRKNSSGKTLLSYFIETKPLSYSKYLIEAGANVNAVEENNWTPVFRAAVGTDISLIEAMKNSEGDFTKQDLTGNYPIYYAQDKEVLLKLLNSAKYDLNTENKKGENVLGEIYLRAVSHNYTSVIEKLLEIGVNPNYMSYGDSALSIAKDTRNESMIKFLNSKGIK, from the coding sequence ATGAAAAAACTACTGATACTTTTCATAATATCTATCACATTTATCAGCTGCAGCAGTTTTGGAAATAAAGATACCTATTTAGTAACTCCAGAAGAAGTATTGAATGCTGTAGAAACTGATAATGTAATGCTTTTAAATAACTTTTTTGCATCAGATTTTCCTGTTGATTTTGTGAATAAAGAAGGAAAAAGTCTTTTAGTGGTAGCACTGGAGAATGACAGCCAGAAAGTTTTGGATATGCTTCTTGCAAGGGGAGTATATTTAGAAAGAACTTTTGAAGAGGGAAAGACACCTATATTTTATGTAAGGAGTCTGAATGCTTTGGAACAGATAGTAAAAGCAGGGGCAGATATAAATAGAAAAAATAGCAGTGGAAAGACTTTGCTAAGTTATTTCATAGAAACAAAACCTTTAAGTTATAGTAAATATCTCATTGAAGCAGGGGCAAATGTAAATGCAGTGGAAGAGAATAACTGGACACCAGTATTCAGAGCAGCAGTAGGAACAGATATTTCTCTGATAGAAGCTATGAAAAATAGTGAGGGAGATTTTACAAAACAAGATTTAACAGGAAATTATCCAATATACTATGCACAGGATAAAGAAGTCTTATTAAAACTTTTAAATAGTGCAAAGTATGATTTGAATACAGAAAATAAAAAAGGAGAAAATGTTTTAGGAGAAATTTATCTTAGAGCAGTATCTCATAATTATACTTCTGTTATAGAAAAACTTTTAGAAATAGGGGTAAATCCTAATTATATGTCTTATGGGGATAGTGCTTTATCAATAGCCAAAGATACTAGGAATGAATCTATGATAAAATTTTTGAATTCAAAAGGAATAAAATAA
- the typA gene encoding translational GTPase TypA, whose product MKIKNIAIIAHVDHGKTTLVDCLLRQAGVFGSHELEKVEERVMDSNDIEKERGITIFSKNASVQYKDYKINIVDTPGHADFGGEVQRIMKMVESVVLLVDAFEGPMPQTKYVLKKALEQGHRPIVVVNKVDKPNARPEEVLYMVYDLFIELNANDLQLDFPVVYASGKGGFAKKELTDVSDDMTPLFETILDHVDDPEGDPEKPMQFLITNIAYDNYVGKLAVGRIHNGIVKRNQEVMLIKRDGKMMKGKISVLYGYEGLKRTEVQEAQAGDIVCIAGIDNIDIGETFADVNDPVALPLIDIDEPTLAMTFMVNDSPFAGKEGKFVTSRHIWERLQKELQTNVSMRVEATDAPDAFVVKGRGELQLSILLENMRREGFEIQVSKPRVLMKEENGQKMEPIEMALIDVDECYTGVVIEKIGSRKGEMVSMVPGADGYTRLEFKVPARGLIGFRNEFLTDTKGTGIINHSFFSFEPHKGEIPMRTKGVLIATEPGVTVPYALNNIQDRGILFLDPGVPVYEGMIVGEHNRENDLVVNVCKTKKLTNMRAAGTDDAVKLATPRRFSLEQALDYIAEDELVEVTPTNIRLRKKVLKEGERRKFEKRNED is encoded by the coding sequence ATGAAAATCAAAAACATAGCAATAATTGCCCATGTTGACCACGGAAAAACAACACTAGTAGATTGTCTTTTAAGACAGGCAGGAGTATTTGGGAGCCATGAACTTGAAAAAGTAGAAGAAAGAGTAATGGACTCAAATGACATTGAAAAAGAAAGAGGAATAACTATTTTCTCTAAAAATGCATCTGTGCAGTATAAGGACTATAAAATTAATATAGTTGATACTCCAGGACATGCTGACTTTGGAGGAGAAGTACAAAGAATCATGAAAATGGTAGAATCTGTTGTACTATTAGTTGATGCTTTTGAAGGACCAATGCCTCAAACTAAATATGTTTTGAAAAAAGCATTAGAGCAAGGACATAGACCAATAGTTGTAGTTAATAAGGTAGATAAGCCAAATGCAAGACCAGAAGAAGTGTTATACATGGTTTATGATCTTTTTATAGAATTGAATGCCAATGATCTTCAATTAGATTTCCCAGTAGTATATGCTTCTGGAAAAGGTGGATTTGCTAAAAAAGAACTTACTGATGTAAGTGATGATATGACTCCATTATTTGAAACTATTCTTGATCATGTTGATGACCCAGAAGGAGATCCTGAAAAACCTATGCAATTCCTTATTACTAATATAGCTTATGATAACTATGTTGGAAAATTAGCTGTAGGAAGAATACATAATGGAATTGTAAAAAGAAATCAAGAAGTTATGTTAATAAAAAGAGATGGAAAAATGATGAAAGGGAAAATTTCAGTTCTTTATGGATATGAAGGATTGAAAAGAACTGAAGTTCAAGAAGCTCAGGCAGGAGATATAGTTTGTATAGCAGGTATAGATAATATAGATATTGGAGAAACATTTGCTGATGTAAATGATCCAGTTGCTTTGCCACTTATAGACATAGATGAACCTACTCTTGCAATGACTTTTATGGTAAATGATTCACCATTTGCTGGAAAAGAAGGGAAATTTGTAACTTCTAGACATATATGGGAAAGACTGCAAAAAGAACTTCAAACAAATGTAAGTATGAGAGTAGAAGCAACTGATGCTCCAGATGCATTTGTTGTAAAAGGAAGAGGAGAACTTCAACTTTCTATACTTCTTGAGAATATGAGAAGAGAAGGATTTGAAATACAAGTTTCAAAACCAAGAGTTCTTATGAAAGAAGAAAATGGTCAAAAGATGGAACCAATTGAAATGGCTCTTATTGATGTTGATGAATGCTATACAGGTGTAGTTATAGAAAAAATAGGAAGCAGAAAAGGAGAAATGGTATCAATGGTTCCAGGTGCTGATGGATATACTCGTTTAGAGTTTAAAGTACCAGCAAGAGGACTTATAGGATTCAGAAATGAATTCCTTACAGATACTAAAGGAACTGGAATAATCAATCACTCATTCTTCAGTTTTGAGCCTCATAAAGGAGAAATTCCTATGAGAACTAAAGGTGTTCTTATAGCAACTGAACCAGGAGTAACAGTTCCATATGCTCTTAATAATATTCAGGACAGAGGAATATTATTCCTTGATCCAGGTGTTCCAGTATATGAAGGAATGATAGTTGGAGAACATAACAGAGAAAATGACCTTGTAGTAAATGTTTGTAAAACTAAAAAGCTTACTAATATGAGAGCAGCAGGAACTGATGATGCTGTTAAATTAGCTACTCCTAGAAGATTCAGCTTGGAACAGGCTCTTGATTATATAGCAGAAGATGAATTAGTTGAAGTAACTCCAACAAATATCAGATTGAGAAAGAAAGTCCTTAAAGAAGGGGAAAGAAGAAAATTTGAAAAGAGAAATGAAGACTAA
- the truB gene encoding tRNA pseudouridine(55) synthase TruB, protein MEGIINVNKPSGITSFDVVRKLRRILHERKIGHTGTLDPLAEGVLVVCVGKATKMVQDIEGYEKTYTAGFELGYRTDTYDTEGQIIEKREVSDITLEKLKNVLKNFIGEIEQVPPMYSALKVDGKKLYELARQGIEIERKARLIEIKFIDIIEFDGVKGKIRCGVSKGTYIRSLIDDMGKALGTLATMTSLVREKVGSSNIEDSYTLEEIEAISLEKKTDFLCSVEDFFRYPKITLEGEKNMVLFLNGNTVRLITADGRYRIYDDTGKFLGLCNVSNNLLKGYKYF, encoded by the coding sequence TTGGAAGGTATAATTAATGTGAATAAACCTAGCGGAATAACTTCTTTTGATGTCGTAAGAAAATTGAGAAGAATTCTGCATGAAAGAAAGATAGGTCATACAGGAACTCTGGATCCTTTAGCAGAAGGTGTTTTAGTTGTATGTGTAGGCAAAGCAACAAAAATGGTTCAGGATATAGAGGGATATGAAAAGACTTATACTGCAGGATTTGAACTTGGATATAGAACAGACACCTATGATACAGAGGGTCAGATAATAGAAAAGAGAGAAGTTAGTGATATTACTCTTGAAAAACTCAAAAATGTATTGAAAAATTTCATTGGAGAGATAGAGCAAGTTCCTCCTATGTATTCAGCTTTAAAGGTAGATGGAAAAAAACTTTATGAACTGGCAAGACAAGGAATTGAAATTGAAAGAAAAGCCAGATTGATAGAGATAAAGTTTATAGATATCATAGAGTTTGACGGAGTAAAGGGAAAAATTAGATGTGGTGTTTCAAAAGGAACATATATCCGTTCGTTGATAGATGATATGGGAAAAGCTTTAGGAACTCTTGCTACAATGACATCTTTAGTGAGAGAAAAAGTAGGAAGTTCAAATATTGAAGATTCTTATACGCTGGAAGAGATAGAAGCTATTTCTCTTGAAAAGAAAACAGATTTTTTATGCAGTGTGGAAGATTTCTTCAGATATCCTAAAATAACATTAGAGGGAGAAAAGAATATGGTTCTTTTTCTCAATGGAAATACAGTAAGACTCATAACTGCTGATGGTAGATATAGGATATATGATGATACTGGAAAGTTTTTAGGATTGTGTAATGTAAGTAATAATTTATTAAAGGGATATAAATATTTTTAA
- a CDS encoding putative glycoside hydrolase: protein MKHNRTKQQAWFIRKILFSIFCYIVFLITTADITKGMSLGAQTILDEKPRLEEVKKENVNEVKQETDEKKATEESDKKQKIEKIAEETENSSITKEVENTDKSSEIINEKYKYAKGNIRVFKEAKMTPKAEDNLKIGTRVEVLEEKKVEKVKEKTVKKPDGKTEVQKTTTVENWEKISYQKNREKRTGWIKNKQLVDTLGATLPKEWKNLDFSPVEKKNYPENKRREVRGIYVTSSSASLTKRVDDLIALSKRTKINAFVIDVKEDDGTLLFKMEAGAKYNPNANRRSPIKDINKFMKKLKDNNIYTIARIVSFKDPTYAKANPDKAIITKATGKPFTNSDGVIWVSPHDRYLWEYNIAVAKEAALAGFDEIQFDYVRFPASNGGKLDKELDYRNPNKESKPETIQKYLQYARKELEPLGVYIAADVYGQVGSLPDDMALGQHWESVSNVVDYICPMIYPSHYGKGVYGLPVPDAEPYKTVYRSTQDSMNRNANIDTPAMIRPWIQAFTARWVKGYIVYGPEQIELQVKALKDLGINEYILWSPTNKYRIEKESSSVKKTETIKTAETTKKAETVKKTEAVKKP, encoded by the coding sequence GTGAAACATAACAGAACAAAGCAACAAGCATGGTTTATCAGAAAGATATTATTTTCTATATTTTGTTATATAGTATTTCTGATTACAACAGCAGACATTACTAAAGGGATGTCTTTGGGAGCTCAGACAATATTAGATGAAAAACCAAGGCTGGAAGAAGTAAAAAAAGAAAATGTAAATGAAGTAAAACAGGAAACTGATGAGAAAAAAGCAACTGAGGAAAGTGATAAAAAACAAAAAATTGAAAAAATAGCAGAAGAAACTGAAAATTCATCAATTACAAAAGAGGTTGAAAATACAGATAAATCTTCTGAGATAATAAATGAGAAATATAAATATGCTAAAGGGAATATAAGAGTTTTTAAAGAAGCTAAAATGACTCCTAAAGCAGAAGATAACTTAAAAATAGGAACAAGAGTGGAAGTTCTTGAAGAGAAAAAAGTTGAAAAAGTGAAAGAAAAAACTGTAAAAAAACCTGATGGAAAAACAGAGGTTCAAAAAACTACTACTGTTGAAAACTGGGAAAAAATATCTTATCAAAAAAATAGAGAGAAAAGAACTGGCTGGATAAAGAATAAACAACTGGTAGATACTCTTGGAGCAACTCTTCCTAAAGAATGGAAAAATCTTGATTTTTCTCCAGTAGAGAAGAAGAACTATCCTGAAAATAAGAGAAGAGAAGTAAGAGGAATATATGTAACAAGCAGTTCAGCTTCATTAACAAAGAGGGTAGATGACCTTATAGCTCTTTCTAAGAGAACTAAGATTAATGCTTTTGTAATAGATGTAAAAGAAGATGATGGAACACTTTTATTTAAAATGGAGGCAGGGGCAAAGTATAATCCCAATGCCAATAGAAGATCTCCAATAAAAGACATAAATAAATTTATGAAAAAATTAAAAGACAATAACATATATACTATAGCAAGAATAGTATCTTTTAAAGATCCTACTTATGCAAAAGCTAATCCAGATAAGGCTATAATCACTAAAGCTACTGGAAAGCCTTTTACAAACAGTGATGGGGTTATATGGGTATCTCCTCATGACAGATATCTTTGGGAATATAATATAGCAGTAGCTAAAGAAGCTGCTCTTGCAGGATTTGATGAGATACAGTTTGACTATGTAAGATTTCCAGCTTCTAATGGTGGGAAACTCGATAAAGAACTTGATTATAGAAATCCTAATAAAGAGTCAAAACCTGAAACTATACAAAAGTATCTTCAGTATGCAAGAAAAGAATTAGAACCTTTAGGAGTATATATTGCTGCTGATGTGTATGGTCAGGTGGGAAGCCTTCCAGATGATATGGCTCTAGGGCAGCATTGGGAATCAGTAAGTAATGTAGTAGATTATATATGTCCAATGATATATCCAAGCCATTATGGAAAAGGAGTGTATGGACTTCCTGTTCCAGATGCTGAACCATATAAAACAGTATATCGTTCAACACAAGATTCTATGAATAGAAATGCCAATATAGATACTCCAGCTATGATAAGACCATGGATACAGGCTTTTACTGCTAGATGGGTAAAAGGATATATAGTTTATGGACCTGAACAAATAGAATTACAAGTAAAAGCTTTAAAAGATTTGGGAATAAATGAGTATATTTTATGGAGCCCTACAAATAAATATAGAATAGAAAAAGAGTCATCTTCTGTTAAGAAAACAGAAACTATAAAAACTGCAGAAACAACTAAAAAGGCTGAAACAGTAAAGAAAACTGAAGCTGTAAAAAAGCCATAA